In one Microbacterium invictum genomic region, the following are encoded:
- the msrB gene encoding peptide-methionine (R)-S-oxide reductase MsrB translates to MSNDYRKTPEALEGLTDLQYQVTQRDGTEPPFRNAYWDNHEPGIYVDVVSGEPLFSSADKFDSGTGWPSFTRPIQPDAVATKTDWKMIIPRTEVRSVIADSHLGHVFRDGPRDAGGMRYCMNSAALRFVPASELEAQGYGAYRRLFENTEKENAS, encoded by the coding sequence GTGTCCAACGACTACCGAAAGACCCCCGAGGCCCTCGAGGGCCTCACCGACCTGCAGTATCAGGTCACCCAGCGGGACGGCACCGAGCCGCCGTTCCGGAACGCCTACTGGGACAACCACGAGCCGGGCATCTACGTCGATGTGGTGTCGGGAGAGCCGCTGTTCTCCTCCGCCGACAAGTTCGACAGCGGAACGGGCTGGCCGAGCTTCACCCGCCCCATCCAGCCCGACGCCGTGGCGACCAAGACCGACTGGAAGATGATCATCCCGCGCACCGAGGTGCGCTCGGTGATCGCCGACAGTCACCTCGGTCACGTCTTCCGAGACGGACCCCGGGATGCCGGTGGCATGCGCTACTGCATGAATTCCGCTGCGCTGCGCTTCGTCCCCGCCTCCGAGCTGGAGGCCCAGGGGTACGGCGCATACCGCAGACTGTTCGAGAACACCGAGAAGGAGAACGCGTCATGA
- a CDS encoding NAD(P)/FAD-dependent oxidoreductase: MTPVPQATRRHRVVVIGGGNGGLSVAGRLARRGVTDIAVVEPRSEHVYKPLLSHVAGGTARLHETTRPQGEVTPRGVTWIQDAASDIDPEHSTVTLTGGDVVGFDHLIVSAGVQHDWKDVPGLYAALTTPEVVSNYEPELAQKASVALRDLRRGTAVFVQPPEPASCAGAGQKPMYQACDYWRATGVLDNIRVILVLPTPTMFGIPEIDTELERVVSRYGIEVRYSTELAVVDGEARRVTLQSHGAREDVEYDVLCVEPSQSAPDWLKATPLSADSDPGGFVAVDAGTLRHPRWPNVWSLGDAADTTNSKSGGALREQSYVLAKNLAAVIAGRRPTARYDGYSVCPFTVSRSTVVFVEFDDRGALQPTIPFWRSMYRENRLSWIFDRRILPWLYWHAILPGRL, translated from the coding sequence GTGACCCCGGTCCCGCAGGCGACCCGCCGACACCGTGTCGTGGTGATCGGCGGCGGCAACGGCGGACTCTCGGTGGCCGGCCGGCTCGCCCGGCGCGGAGTGACCGACATCGCCGTCGTCGAGCCGCGGAGCGAGCACGTCTACAAGCCGCTCCTCTCTCACGTCGCCGGCGGCACTGCTCGCCTGCACGAGACCACACGTCCTCAGGGGGAGGTGACCCCGCGCGGAGTCACCTGGATCCAGGATGCCGCGAGCGACATCGATCCTGAGCACTCGACCGTGACCCTCACCGGCGGCGACGTCGTCGGATTCGATCACCTGATCGTGAGCGCCGGCGTCCAGCACGACTGGAAGGACGTCCCGGGCTTGTACGCGGCCCTCACCACGCCGGAGGTCGTGTCGAACTACGAGCCGGAGCTGGCGCAGAAGGCCAGCGTGGCCCTGCGCGATCTGCGCCGGGGCACAGCGGTCTTCGTCCAGCCGCCGGAGCCTGCCTCGTGCGCCGGTGCGGGGCAGAAGCCGATGTACCAGGCATGCGACTACTGGCGCGCCACCGGTGTGCTCGACAACATCCGCGTCATCCTCGTCCTCCCCACCCCGACGATGTTCGGAATCCCCGAGATCGACACCGAGCTCGAGCGCGTCGTCTCGCGTTACGGCATCGAGGTGCGCTATTCGACCGAGCTGGCCGTCGTCGACGGCGAGGCGCGCCGGGTCACCCTGCAGTCGCACGGCGCGAGGGAGGACGTCGAATACGACGTGCTCTGCGTGGAGCCCTCGCAGTCGGCGCCCGACTGGCTGAAGGCGACGCCGCTATCGGCGGATTCAGACCCCGGCGGGTTCGTCGCCGTCGACGCCGGCACGCTCCGGCATCCGCGGTGGCCGAACGTCTGGAGCCTGGGGGATGCCGCAGACACGACGAACTCCAAATCCGGTGGCGCCCTTCGCGAGCAGAGCTATGTCCTGGCGAAGAACCTCGCCGCGGTCATCGCCGGACGTCGGCCGACGGCGCGCTACGACGGCTACTCGGTCTGTCCGTTCACCGTCTCGCGCTCGACGGTGGTCTTCGTCGAGTTCGACGATCGCGGGGCGTTGCAGCCGACGATCCCGTTCTGGCGGTCGATGTACCGCGAGAACCGACTGTCGTGGATCTTCGACCGACGCATCCTGCCATGGCTGTACTGGCACGCCATCCTGCCGGGCCGGCTCTGA
- a CDS encoding pyridoxamine 5'-phosphate oxidase family protein, with protein MNETATEDTDAQDKLRELLKKFRFAMVTTRATDGSLQAHPLTVQEAEYDGDLWFVIARHASAVQQIQADSRVGVSFSSNDAWLSLSGRAEVVSDDAKLRELWNAGIEAWFPNGPEDPEIVLLRFDAEGGEYWDSPGGRVATLLAFVKHKVTGERLEGENEKFDL; from the coding sequence ATGAACGAGACGGCCACCGAAGACACCGACGCGCAGGACAAGCTCCGCGAGCTGCTGAAGAAGTTCCGCTTCGCCATGGTGACCACGCGCGCGACGGACGGCTCGCTCCAGGCGCATCCGCTGACCGTGCAGGAGGCGGAGTACGACGGCGACCTGTGGTTCGTGATCGCGCGTCACGCGTCCGCGGTGCAGCAGATCCAGGCGGACTCCCGCGTCGGAGTGTCGTTCAGCTCGAACGACGCCTGGCTGTCGCTGTCCGGTCGTGCCGAGGTGGTGAGCGACGACGCGAAGCTGCGCGAACTCTGGAACGCCGGCATCGAGGCCTGGTTCCCGAACGGCCCCGAGGATCCCGAGATCGTCCTCCTCCGCTTCGACGCGGAGGGAGGGGAGTACTGGGACAGCCCCGGTGGCCGGGTCGCCACCCTCCTGGCGTTCGTGAAGCACAAGGTGACCGGCGAGCGCCTCGAGGGTGAGAACGAGAAGTTCGACCTGTGA